The following coding sequences lie in one Lolium perenne isolate Kyuss_39 chromosome 2, Kyuss_2.0, whole genome shotgun sequence genomic window:
- the LOC127334734 gene encoding alpha carbonic anhydrase 1, chloroplastic isoform X2, protein MAARNGIASVVALLLFTSFLTALACDTNGVEFGYFGSLGPKHWGRLNPNFTLCAKGMTQSPIDIRTDEVVYNPSLGRLHRDYEAANATLVDNIFNIALRYEDAPGTVDIDGVKYTLKNIHWHSPSEHTINGQRFAVEQHMVHISDEGNITVVSILYRLGIRPEPFLMQIQDKLSELYVEACRAEKGAPIPAGVVSMWSLRRYTHAYYRYVGSLTTPPCTENVIWNILGQVREMTMEQAAALIAPLEKGYRRNNRPTQQLNGRTVEVYRRFWKNKTNETP, encoded by the exons ATGGCCGCTCGCAACGGAATTGCATCTGTCGTGGCTCTGCTGCTGTTCACCTCCTTCCTGACCGCACTTGCATGCGACACCA ATGGTGTGGAGTTCGGCTACTTCGGCTCCCTCGGTCCCAAGCACTGGGGGAGGCTGAACCCCAACTTCACGCTCTGCGCCAAGGGAATGACCCAGTCTCCGATCGACATCAGGACCGACGAGGTTGTCTACAATCCGAGTCTGGGGCGTCTTCACCGGGACTACGAAGCTGCAAACGCCACCCTCGTCGACAACATCTTCAACATCGCG CTGCGGTATGAAGACGCGCCTGGGACGGTGGACATCGACGGGGTCAAGTACACGCTGAAGAACATCCACTGGCACTCTCCCTCGGAGCACACCATCAACGGCCAGAG GTTTGCGGTGGAGCAGCACATGGTGCACATCAGCGACGAGGGTAACATAACCGTTGTGTCCATCCTGTACCGACTCGGCATTAGACCAGAGCCTTTCCTTATGCAG ATACAGGACAAGCTGTCTGAGCTCTACGTGGAGGCCTGCCGTGCAGAGAAAGGCGCTCCGATTCCGGCCGGAGTGGTGAGCATGTGGTCGCTGCGGCGGTACACCCACGCCTACTACCGGTACGTCGGATCGCTCACCACGCCGCCGTGCACCGAGAACGTCATCTGGAACATCCTCGGCCAG GTGAGGGAGATGACGATGGAGCAGGCCGCCGCCCTGATCGCTCCCCTGGAGAAAGGCTACCGGCGCAACAACAGGCCGACGCAGCAGCTCAACGGCCGCACCGTGGAGGTCTATCGTCGGTTCTGGAAGAACAAGACGAACGAGACGCCGTAA
- the LOC127334734 gene encoding alpha carbonic anhydrase 1, chloroplastic isoform X1 produces the protein MALPQAPIHLSTPIYFLILSVYLQLNSEPRHLLQVKMAARNGIASVVALLLFTSFLTALACDTNGVEFGYFGSLGPKHWGRLNPNFTLCAKGMTQSPIDIRTDEVVYNPSLGRLHRDYEAANATLVDNIFNIALRYEDAPGTVDIDGVKYTLKNIHWHSPSEHTINGQRFAVEQHMVHISDEGNITVVSILYRLGIRPEPFLMQIQDKLSELYVEACRAEKGAPIPAGVVSMWSLRRYTHAYYRYVGSLTTPPCTENVIWNILGQVREMTMEQAAALIAPLEKGYRRNNRPTQQLNGRTVEVYRRFWKNKTNETP, from the exons ATGGCATTGCCACAAGCCCCTATCCATCTATCCACGCCTATTTATTTCCTCATTCTTTCTGTCTACCTGCAGCTTAACTCTGAACCTCGCCACTTGTTACAGGTGAAAATGGCCGCTCGCAACGGAATTGCATCTGTCGTGGCTCTGCTGCTGTTCACCTCCTTCCTGACCGCACTTGCATGCGACACCA ATGGTGTGGAGTTCGGCTACTTCGGCTCCCTCGGTCCCAAGCACTGGGGGAGGCTGAACCCCAACTTCACGCTCTGCGCCAAGGGAATGACCCAGTCTCCGATCGACATCAGGACCGACGAGGTTGTCTACAATCCGAGTCTGGGGCGTCTTCACCGGGACTACGAAGCTGCAAACGCCACCCTCGTCGACAACATCTTCAACATCGCG CTGCGGTATGAAGACGCGCCTGGGACGGTGGACATCGACGGGGTCAAGTACACGCTGAAGAACATCCACTGGCACTCTCCCTCGGAGCACACCATCAACGGCCAGAG GTTTGCGGTGGAGCAGCACATGGTGCACATCAGCGACGAGGGTAACATAACCGTTGTGTCCATCCTGTACCGACTCGGCATTAGACCAGAGCCTTTCCTTATGCAG ATACAGGACAAGCTGTCTGAGCTCTACGTGGAGGCCTGCCGTGCAGAGAAAGGCGCTCCGATTCCGGCCGGAGTGGTGAGCATGTGGTCGCTGCGGCGGTACACCCACGCCTACTACCGGTACGTCGGATCGCTCACCACGCCGCCGTGCACCGAGAACGTCATCTGGAACATCCTCGGCCAG GTGAGGGAGATGACGATGGAGCAGGCCGCCGCCCTGATCGCTCCCCTGGAGAAAGGCTACCGGCGCAACAACAGGCCGACGCAGCAGCTCAACGGCCGCACCGTGGAGGTCTATCGTCGGTTCTGGAAGAACAAGACGAACGAGACGCCGTAA